The nucleotide window AGCAGATTTCTTACCTCTCTTCTTAGTCTCATTACTCATACTAATACACACTCACGTTCTTTTCTCATTTCTAACTTTTAAACATTATGCGAATTTTTAAAATCAATTTCACTCTTCATTATACTAACGCGTTATAGCATAGAGCAGTAAATATTTCTAATATTAAATAATTAATATCTCTTCACTACAAGGTAATATAAAGAACGAGAGCAAAAGCTTTTAAGGCGGAGAAGAGTCAGAGCATGAATGTATACTTATATTATTGTGTTCAGATTAACATTATTAGGCGACAATGTTGAATCAACCTGACTTCCTTAGACATATAGCCAGTAAGATCCTATCACCACTAACAATAGATTCGAAAAGATTAGACGAAGCAAGAAGAATTTTAGGAGAAGCAGAAGTTAAATACAACTTCTCCTCATATGGAGGAAATCCAAAAAAACTAATAGATTTCCTACTAAGCCCGGACTTCACAGAACTTAGCTTAATTTTAGGCCCAGATATGACAAAAAAACTATTAGAAGCTATAAAAGATAATTATACAGACGAAGACATAAAAAAAGTAGTAGATAAGATATTAGAGGAAATAAACGGATATACGGAAAACACTGAGGAGACAAACGTTAAAGTTTCGGTTAATAAAAAATATTTAGTCTCCTAAAGATGGAGTAGATCCTCCCTCTCCACCACTTTCTTCTTTACTTCCTTCTCCTCCTTTCTTCTCACTCTTTAGTGGGGCAGCCGCTATTAGATCATCAATCTTTAATATTGCTGTGGCTGCCTCTGTAGCACTCTTTAACACTTGAGACTTTACTCTAATAGGCTCGATAATGTTTAACGCATATACATCATCTACAATCTTCCCGCCTATGACATCTACACCAGTATTACTCAAGCCCTTAGCGTGCCTAGCTCTTAAGTCCATCAATGAAGATATAGCCTCTAGCCCTGCAGTTTCAGCTAAAATTAAAGGTATCTCCTCTAATGCGTCTGCAAATGCTTCTATAGCTAATTGCTCCTTACCTCCCACACTTCTAGCATACTCTCTTAATTTCATCGCTAACTCTAACTCGATAGCACCACCGCCTGGTAATATTACTGGCTCTAATAATATGTTCCTTAGAGCATGCAATGCATCATTTATACTCCTCTCAGCCTCATCTAATGCCATATCATTTGAACCTCTTAACAAGATATTCACAGCTTTCAAGTTCTTAGCACCCTCTATAAATACCATTTTATCGTTCCCAACTCTCCTTTCCTCAACTAATTCAGCATATCCTAAGTCTTCGGGAGTAGCATCTTTAATGCTACTTATTATTCTTGCACCTAATGCCTTCTCTAATTTTTCTATATCGCTCCTCTTAACTCTTCTTACAGCCAATATCCCTTTCTTGGCTAAGAAATGCTGTGCTATATCATCAATACCCTTCTGGCATATTACAACATTAGCACCTATTGATGCTAACTTATCAACCATATCCTTAAGGTATTTAGACTCCTCATCCAAGAAAGCCTTAATTTGCTCAGGTGATGTGATGCTTATCTTGGCTGAAATTTCAGGCTTCTCTACCTCTAATGCTGCATCCAAAACAGCTATCTTAGCCTTGGTGACTCTTCTAGGCATTCCAGGATGTACTACCTCCTTATCTAACACTAGTCCTTTAACTAGTACACTATCCTCTATACTTCCGCCTTTCTTCTTATCTATCTTTATTAAGTCTAAACTCACATTATATCCACCATTAGGTAAAGGTTCTGCTACATTAACTATTGCATCTATTACCATGTCAATTATTTTATTTAATTCAGCACCTTCTGCAATAAACTTACTTGCTAAAGTAGTAAATGCTATCTTTCTTAGAGTATCTCTAGCTACTGAAGAATTCAAATCCTTTATATCAATTCTAGTTCCTAACTGCGGAAGTAACTCTAAGGCCTTGTTGTATGCCTTCTTATACCCCTCAATAATTATTGTAGGATGTATATTTTGATCCAATAAACTTTCAGCCTTCTCTAATAGAGCACCAGCCAATACTACAGCACTTGTAGTACCATCACCTACTTCAGCATCTTGAGCTTTAGCTGCTTCTACTAATAATTTCGCAGCTGGATGCTGAATCTCCATATCCTTTACTATTGTAGCACCATCATTAGTTATGGTTACGTCACCGAAGCTATCAATTAGCATTTTATCAAGACCTTTAGGACCTAAACTACTCCTTAACATTTCAGCTAATGTCTTCGCAGCAAGTATATTATTCCTTAGCGCATCTCTTCCAGTAGTTCTGCTTGTTCCCTCTTTAAGCAATAAGACTGGAGCTGCCATACCTCACAACACCGTTCCGTGAGAACATTAGTATCGCTTATATAAAAATTTTTCTCTCAGCTAAACCGAGAAGTAATTTTTTAAATAAATAGGAAATCCATTCTCCTCTAATATGATGTGCGAAAGATGTAACAAAAGAAATGCCATAAACGTAGTAGGAGGAAGAAGATTATGTGAAATATGCAGTAAAGATGAGATAACCAAGAGAATTAAAAGAGAGCTTTATCCGAGAAAGATAATAGTATATAAAGACAAGATCTTATTCGCTTATCCCTCTTACTTAAGCTTTATTCGTGAAATTCTAAAAAATATAATAAACAAAATCTACGCTAAATTTAACTTACAATATTACGAAATCACTCTAGAACCACAACACTCTATCTTAGATGATATGTGGAATTTAATCGTAAAAAGCAAGCGGTTCTCAGAAGAGAACGGAATAAGTAAAATCTTTTTACCATTTACTGCAGATTTCTTGATGGCTTACTTAATATACTCAATAACAAACCAAGATTATACTTATATAAAGATGATAGGATTAGAATATAATGTAAATAATATTTCATTTCTAATTCCATTTTACAACACCTCTTTATATGAATTACAAGGCTTCTTCACTAACGAATCTAATAATATATTTGAAACGAAAGATGAAATTTTCAATGAAATTCTAGCATGGGAAAGAGATACATTAAAAGAAAATTATGAACTATTTCATGCTTTTCATAATTCTAAAAAATTATTTGAAACGAAAGAAAAAGAATATAGATGTGAGGGGTGTGGAGGAGTAATTAACTCCCCGGTAAAATACTGTGCGAGATGCTCTCTAATTTACTCTTCTCCTCCTTATTGAGGATAACTTCAAAATATATTTGTCCTTGAGTAGGTTTAAATCTAGACGGCGGAATAGGTCCTTCTGAAGTATAATAGAAAAAACCCGATTTTAAGATCTCATAAAATCCGTCTCGATCCATTTTCAAAAAGTCTTGTAATATATCAATTACGTGTATGGTGTTCTTCAATTCCTTCATACTTAACATGTACCCACAGACCCTACAAGATAAATCTGGCATTACTGAATCGAATTCACATTTAGGACATTTAATAGGAGATCTTAAGATACTTGCGAACATTGACCAAGTTACTCGTAATAGATCTATTAAGTCTTTCCTATTTCTCTTTAAACACTCCTTATACAACTTATCCATTATTGGAATCAGGCCACCTTTACCATAAGTCACTATAAACTCTAGCTGATCTTCACTAAGTTTCTCCACATCATATAAACGTAGTAGTTTATAAGAAATAATTTCCATTAACCTATCTCCCATAGCCTTGAGTCTATTAATTATTGTAGATACTTTAGGCTTCGTTTTTACCTCTCCTACCGCGCTGGCAAAGGGCTCCCTTAATACCTCCTTTAAATCATCTACTGAAAGATTTAAATATGAAATCCCCAATGCGTTGACTATCTCATTTAAATATTCATCCAAAACCTTATCTGGATCTATATACTTCTCTGCTTTTTTACTACTGGAAGATTTTTTCTTTCTAATCTCCTCTTTACTAGTATTCTTTTCACTATCAGCCTTTCCTTCCTCATTTTTCTTACGTCTTGGCACTCCACTTATAATTTAGAAAGCCATTTTATATAAAACTTTAAGTCATTAACGCTAAATCTTGAAAATCCATTGGTAGCATCTTCTTCTTATTAACAATTTCTTGATATTTATTATCTAAGAATGAAATAAATATTGGACAAGTCTCGTATTTACCATCACGCTGACATTTATCACCCAATGTGAGAAAGCACTTAGTGTTCTTCTTATCGTAATAAGGACATAACTTATAGTAAGTTTTAGCGCTTTTTATCATACGTTCTATCCATTGTTTCTTATGGTCCTTTTTTTCTGCCTCCTTTTCGGCCTTTGCTAATGCCTTATTTATCTCGTCTTCAGACATTTTCACTGATTTATTAGTTGACATTAAATTCTCCCTCCTACTTGCTATAACTTTCAGAACAAAGATTAAATAGATTACTACTACTACTCATATGTTTCCGTCTTAGAGCTTTAAAACGAAAGGTTTGTATAATTTTCCCCAATATGCCCATAGAAGTATAACTTAAGCTAACACATAGTAGTAGTAAATAATTATAAAAGGAGAAGAGAAAGTTAACAAGAAGATATCGTTTCTTTTATACTCTTTGATAGGCCTATTCTAACACCCATTCTAGGATCTTGATAGATGTAAAGGAGCCTTTTAATCTGCAAGTTCTTGAGTACTCTAAATAACCAACTAGTATCAGCTTTCATTTCCTCTTGGAGTTGGTCAAGGTAGATATAAGTAGTACCCCATTCCCTATACTTGTTTAATAAGTGACTTAGTATTTCTTTTTCATCATCATCCAACTTATTCAAAATCTCCTTTATACAATCCGTTGGATTAGACTTTTGTTGTTTTTTGTTTTCCTTACTGGTTTTTCCTTCAATAAACCACAAAACTTCTTGTGCTTTTTTGTCATCTTTTTTCTCAACTTTGTTGTTTTTTGTCTGACGAACCTTTTCACTCTCTAGCACTTGCTTAGCAAGTAATAAATATTCTTTGAACTTAGAATTATTTTGGGATTCAATAATATCTCTAGCTATATTCTCTCCTTTTCCGCTTAAGTGCCATCTTCCTCCTTCTTGATAAACTAATCCCTTCTTCTTCCAATAACTGAGATAGCTACTTATGTATTTAGTTTCATAACCTAAATTAGCTGCTATTTCTGCTGTTCTTAGTGGTCTAGCGTAGAGAAGAAGTAGTATTGCCTCAACCAATTTGGATCTGGGAGACTCCTTTCCTGGTTTCTCTTCCTCACTTATCTGCTGCGCTATAGCCTCTATATCATCTTTTCGATAGTCCTCACTCATCTTATTATATTAGGCATTTCAACTTAAAATACAAGCTAAAATCCCGATTGGAATTATTCAGATAATTTTCTATTTCAGTACTACTCATTGGCAAGTCTTAATAGCATAAAATTTGTTGTAGCCCACTATAACGTTATACACGCCAGAAAAGAGCTTATCTAAATTCTCATCTCCAGTGTCGATTCTAAGACAATTAATAGTATAAAGCTTAGAAAAAGTAGAGACTACGATAAGATCATCTTTTTTCACTTTTCTTAAGAATATTGGCCCTAATTCCAGATTTCCTCTTCCTATCAGAAATCCTTGTTTGCCAATTGGGGTAAGCACAATCTTTAACTCCCCGGTTAAATTAATTAAATCGAAATAGTTAACATTTTCCTTAATTAATTTCTTTCCTCTAATTATATCGATACCTAAAAATGGAGTATCGATCTTTAGTTTCCTTTCTATATATTTTACAGTACTTCCAGGGCCCATAATATAGGTTATATTATCATCCATGTTATCTATTATATAGTCTGCGATTTCCCCTAATTCGTCCTCACTATATTGCATTTCCCCTTTGCTTGGAGTTAGTAAATTATTACTGCTTATTGTGAGGACTATATGGTATAATTTGACAAAATATGTTCCTTTTCTATATGCCTCTTCATCAATATCTAGAATTTCCTCCTTCACAGTTTTTGCCTCATCATGTAAAAATTTTGTTAATAATATCGCTGCAGCCTCTGGGGTATTAGCAAAAACTCCACTATGCATTTTTACACCAGCTGGAACTCCTAAAATTGGTATTTCTGCGCCTTGCAGTCCCTCAGCCACATCCCTAGCAGTTCCATCACCGCCAACAAATACAATAATATCTACTCCTCTTTTAACAAACTCTCTTACAGAGTCAATTGTATCATATCTTGTAGTTTTTTTCTTTTCACCTATAGGTATAGTCTCATATTTCAGTTTTGATTTTGTAAAATGTATTTCTCCCATCTTTAGTCTTGGTGTTAGATAGATAGCATCTTCTGGGGCTTTACTCAAAAATCTGGTAACTCTCATCGGTATTTCTGGATTCTCTATATTTAACTCATCACTTCCTTTTTTCCCTATTCTTCCACCTGAGCCAGCATATGGATTCACAAGAAACCCAATCTTTTTTAACATTTCTTTAGCACCTTGAGTATGAAGGTTAAGGTTAGATATCCTAAGTGTTCTTCGTTAGGAACTAGAAATATAATAAGATCGTTAGGTCCACAATTATTACAATTTTCCTTTATCTCGTCTAATAGACCTCTGAGTGACATTTCCTCCGTCTTAGGCGGAATTTCTATTTTTCCTTCTTCTGTATAAACACACACTAATATTTTTTCCGCACCTAATCTTATTATTTCATCCCTTAAATGTAAAACTGAGATCTCTTTTAATAGTTCCGCACCTCCCCTTACGATAAGCATTGATGAGTTCCAACCTAAAGATTTTAAAGTAACGTCTTTTATTGTTGATATATTTTTAATGCATGAAACTATTTTATTTCCTTGCTCTGTGAGAGTGTTTCCTCCTACTAGATCAGTTTGAATTAAATTTAACTCCCTTAATCGTTTTAGTAATGTTTTTATTGAAGCTTCTGACAGTCCAGTTTTTTTCATTAACAATATCCTTCCTACTGGTTGTAATTGACTTATGTAAAATAGACTCATTATAACATGCCCTTCATCGAATTTAGGCTTATTGCCTTGTCTGGTCTCTACAGCTTTGGTAAGCACAATCTGGATATCCATATTTAAATATGTGATTAGATAGATTAAAATTATGTTTAGAGGAAAAAGTTTGTTATGTCTGCTTGATTTTCAAACACATGAAATAGAGAAAATGCTAGAAGTCTCATTCTTGATGAAAAGTTATGTTTATTATAATAAAGTTCCAAATTCATTAAGCGGTAAGAGGGTCGCATTACTTTTCGAGAAACCGAGTACTAGGACTAGGGTTAGTACTGAATTAGCAGTATCGTTATTAGGTGGAATTCCTATTGTCCTTAATAAGCAAGATTTGCAATGGTCTAGGGGAGAGCTTATCGAAGATACTGGAAGGGTTTTAGGCAGAGTCGTTAATGGAATAGGGGCCAGAGTACTAAATCACTTAACCCTAGTTAAACTAAAGGAATCATCCGGAGTTCCAGTATTTAATTTATTAAGCGATCTTTCTCATCCCTTGCAAGCACTAGCTGACTTAATGACAATTAGGGAAAGGTTTGGTAATAATCTTGTGAAGATCGCATTTGTTGGCGATGGGAGTGATAATGTATTATTAAGCTTAATGGCTATTGTGGCTAAATTAGGATTAGAGTTACATGTAGCAACTCCTAAAGAACTTAAGCCTAGGGACGATTTGTATAAGATAATAAGTGAGATTGCAGAAGATACTGGCAGTGTTATAGAATTTCATGAGGATCCCTATGAGGCTGTTAGGGGTGTACATGTAGTCTATACTGACGTTTGGGTTAGCATGGGTCAAGAGAATATTGCTGAACAGAAGAAGAGAATGTTACAAAACTATAGGGTTACCGCAGATCTAATGAAGTATGCGGTTAAAGATGCGATATTTATGCACTGTTTGCCTGCAAATAGGGGAGAGGAAGTAGACCCTGAGGTAATAGATGGATCTAAAAGTGCGGTCTGGGATCAAGCTGAAAATAGATTGTATACAACAATGGCAGTATTTTCATTATTTATTTGAAGAAATCATAAATTGATTTTTGATTGATTAGACTATTTATCGTTCGTAGTTCAAATAAGTTTATTTTGGCTTTTAATTTTTTATTTACTTCTGATATGGCTAAATTTAGATTATCATATTTTCCTAATCTGTTTTTCATAGCATTCCTCACAGTTTCTCTAATGTGCCAATTTCCAACTGGTGCAAAATATTCTTCGGTTATCTCCCTAATGATTATAATCCCTGATTGTCTTTTTATTTGCTCTAAATGTTCTAGCACTGCTAATCTAGCAGCCATGTAACCTCCATCTAAATATTCATACTCTCCCCAGAAGTTCTCTTTCAATTCCGAAATCGTGAGTTCTTGAGACCATAAACTAAGCGGATGCCATATTTCTATCCATGTTGAATTAAACTTCGATGGGTAAAGTATAACATAAAAGTAGTTGCCTAAATACGAGCTGTGGTAAACTTCTATCTCATTTATCTCATTATAGTTTATTATTTTATTATATAGAAATTTGCCAACTATACTGTCAACTGCAGTTATTGCCCATCTAGTTGGTACAAATCGTCTATTCTTTTTCCTGCCTAAAAGTCCAAACGATAATGCGTGAATTATCTTATAATAATCCACATTATATCTATATAGTTCTAAGATTGCTTCAGTAGATTTTGCATCATCAAAGATCAGTTTATCTAATTTAGTTGGGACTTTAGGATTATCCAAAACTTTTATCTGCTCTGCGATTCCACTTGGTCCTCTTGGTAAAATTACTCCATCAAACTTTAATTTTGCCTCTAATGTTTTCAATTTGGCTTCAGTTA belongs to Saccharolobus solfataricus and includes:
- the thsA gene encoding thermosome subunit alpha, producing the protein MAAPVLLLKEGTSRTTGRDALRNNILAAKTLAEMLRSSLGPKGLDKMLIDSFGDVTITNDGATIVKDMEIQHPAAKLLVEAAKAQDAEVGDGTTSAVVLAGALLEKAESLLDQNIHPTIIIEGYKKAYNKALELLPQLGTRIDIKDLNSSVARDTLRKIAFTTLASKFIAEGAELNKIIDMVIDAIVNVAEPLPNGGYNVSLDLIKIDKKKGGSIEDSVLVKGLVLDKEVVHPGMPRRVTKAKIAVLDAALEVEKPEISAKISITSPEQIKAFLDEESKYLKDMVDKLASIGANVVICQKGIDDIAQHFLAKKGILAVRRVKRSDIEKLEKALGARIISSIKDATPEDLGYAELVEERRVGNDKMVFIEGAKNLKAVNILLRGSNDMALDEAERSINDALHALRNILLEPVILPGGGAIELELAMKLREYARSVGGKEQLAIEAFADALEEIPLILAETAGLEAISSLMDLRARHAKGLSNTGVDVIGGKIVDDVYALNIIEPIRVKSQVLKSATEAATAILKIDDLIAAAPLKSEKKGGEGSKEESGGEGGSTPSLGD
- a CDS encoding ATP-NAD kinase family protein, with the translated sequence MLKKIGFLVNPYAGSGGRIGKKGSDELNIENPEIPMRVTRFLSKAPEDAIYLTPRLKMGEIHFTKSKLKYETIPIGEKKKTTRYDTIDSVREFVKRGVDIIVFVGGDGTARDVAEGLQGAEIPILGVPAGVKMHSGVFANTPEAAAILLTKFLHDEAKTVKEEILDIDEEAYRKGTYFVKLYHIVLTISSNNLLTPSKGEMQYSEDELGEIADYIIDNMDDNITYIMGPGSTVKYIERKLKIDTPFLGIDIIRGKKLIKENVNYFDLINLTGELKIVLTPIGKQGFLIGRGNLELGPIFLRKVKKDDLIVVSTFSKLYTINCLRIDTGDENLDKLFSGVYNVIVGYNKFYAIKTCQ
- a CDS encoding DUF4443 domain-containing protein, translating into MDIQIVLTKAVETRQGNKPKFDEGHVIMSLFYISQLQPVGRILLMKKTGLSEASIKTLLKRLRELNLIQTDLVGGNTLTEQGNKIVSCIKNISTIKDVTLKSLGWNSSMLIVRGGAELLKEISVLHLRDEIIRLGAEKILVCVYTEEGKIEIPPKTEEMSLRGLLDEIKENCNNCGPNDLIIFLVPNEEHLGYLTLTFILKVLKKC
- the argF gene encoding ornithine carbamoyltransferase, yielding MFRGKSLLCLLDFQTHEIEKMLEVSFLMKSYVYYNKVPNSLSGKRVALLFEKPSTRTRVSTELAVSLLGGIPIVLNKQDLQWSRGELIEDTGRVLGRVVNGIGARVLNHLTLVKLKESSGVPVFNLLSDLSHPLQALADLMTIRERFGNNLVKIAFVGDGSDNVLLSLMAIVAKLGLELHVATPKELKPRDDLYKIISEIAEDTGSVIEFHEDPYEAVRGVHVVYTDVWVSMGQENIAEQKKRMLQNYRVTADLMKYAVKDAIFMHCLPANRGEEVDPEVIDGSKSAVWDQAENRLYTTMAVFSLFI
- a CDS encoding Nre family DNA repair protein gives rise to the protein MHKIPAELCIKCKSHKNLCGLPYCPIMERFRGMVSSLQKIEIDTSFKLVEGSTPPSGIVGEKGYPKVSLIVNIPPSVYGEDARKYENVKEWWGRINLGDIIKLRSSLISSITTVKVEKATEYYDTEIPLAIISDNPIVTEAKLKTLEAKLKFDGVILPRGPSGIAEQIKVLDNPKVPTKLDKLIFDDAKSTEAILELYRYNVDYYKIIHALSFGLLGRKKNRRFVPTRWAITAVDSIVGKFLYNKIINYNEINEIEVYHSSYLGNYFYVILYPSKFNSTWIEIWHPLSLWSQELTISELKENFWGEYEYLDGGYMAARLAVLEHLEQIKRQSGIIIIREITEEYFAPVGNWHIRETVRNAMKNRLGKYDNLNLAISEVNKKLKAKINLFELRTINSLINQKSIYDFFK